A genomic stretch from Rubripirellula reticaptiva includes:
- a CDS encoding AAA family ATPase codes for MLREFADHQQTMRAELAKVIVGQSDVIEQLLAAIFTRGHVLLEGVPGLAKTLMVSTLANILDVQFKRIQFTPDLMPSDITGTQVLEEDEHGRRSFRFVEGPIFTNILLADEINRTPPKTQAALLEAMQERQVSIGRETYNLPPPFFTIATQNPIEQEGTYPLPEAQLDRFMFNVKVGYPSAAEEEQILTATTRGETPSVNKVLSARAILNVQKLVSSIAVNPYVISYAAKLVRATRPSDDSAPKYIRELVDWGAGPRAGQNLIAGAKALAAMDGRFSIDPDDIRRIAVPVLRHRMATNFQAQAEGMNTDLIVEKLLQDIRPPEPEKMAKK; via the coding sequence GTGCTTCGCGAGTTTGCTGATCACCAGCAAACGATGCGAGCCGAACTGGCCAAAGTCATTGTTGGGCAATCCGACGTGATCGAGCAATTGTTGGCCGCCATCTTCACTCGCGGTCACGTGCTGCTCGAAGGTGTTCCGGGACTGGCCAAAACGTTGATGGTTAGCACGCTCGCGAATATCCTTGACGTCCAGTTCAAGCGGATTCAGTTTACCCCCGACTTGATGCCTTCGGACATCACGGGCACGCAAGTTCTTGAAGAAGACGAGCACGGTCGCCGTTCGTTCCGCTTTGTCGAAGGCCCCATCTTCACCAATATCCTGTTGGCTGACGAGATCAACCGTACGCCGCCGAAAACACAAGCGGCACTGTTGGAAGCAATGCAGGAGCGACAGGTCTCGATCGGCCGAGAAACTTACAATCTGCCGCCGCCGTTCTTCACCATCGCAACTCAAAACCCAATCGAACAAGAAGGTACCTACCCGCTGCCCGAAGCCCAGCTTGACCGGTTCATGTTCAACGTCAAAGTCGGCTATCCGTCGGCGGCCGAAGAAGAACAGATTCTGACTGCGACGACTCGCGGCGAGACACCTTCGGTCAACAAAGTCTTGTCAGCACGCGCGATTCTTAACGTCCAGAAACTGGTGTCCAGCATCGCCGTGAATCCTTACGTGATCAGTTATGCTGCAAAACTTGTCCGCGCAACTCGTCCCAGCGATGATTCGGCGCCGAAGTACATTCGCGAACTGGTCGACTGGGGTGCGGGACCACGCGCCGGTCAAAACCTGATCGCGGGCGCCAAAGCACTGGCCGCGATGGACGGCCGATTCAGCATCGATCCCGACGACATTCGCCGGATCGCCGTACCCGTGCTTCGCCATCGCATGGCCACCAACTTCCAGGCTCAAGCCGAAGGCATGAACACCGACTTGATCGTCGAAAAACTTCTGCAGGACATCAGACCACCTGAACCCGAGAAGATGGCAAAGAAGTAG
- a CDS encoding DUF4159 domain-containing protein, producing MSSPIVSVRSCFSVRRDWRSKAAMRVILLLAILAVLCCPRSARADVDAAAVQRAIDRGVAYLLKNQTESGGWDEFSGYSCGQSALCTLALMNCGVDHNSPAIAKAMKYLRSHAPNETYSVALQTLVYCHLGAAGDLPRIRRNVQWLVDRQFLEGSGDAAGAWNYGDRGGAGDPSNSQFAILALGAAEERGIFIEPVTFESAMDYWVRRQRQGGAWSYNSRDISGSMTCAGIASIIIARGRLGGTTSAISGDTIQCCGGDDEATDPVEDGIEWLGRNFTTQVNPGGNQMSFYYYMYALERVGRLSGRRFIGDHDWYREGAQQLIKLQDDFLGYWKNVGPLEPEEVATSFALLFLSKGKRQVVAGRLRYTGASDKDAKSWKQHPDGMRQLVRHIERDWGRDLTWQTVDAENAVLSDLLQTPVLVISGNRPLDWSRETADTLREYIDQGGTILFEADGGNGCGDASGFQNSVARQCGEWFDGATLDRLPPEHPVWFAQRKVDATAMGKNYWMYGVQACCRTSVFYSPSSLSCRWELGDHLFRRTKISESAKREIETGIGIGENVIAYATGRELKDKLESRFVIDDSSGIDAKRGSIQIAALALDAGGQEARRAVPNAGSLIESRIPLKIFASDAPVGFDAAALADVQFLWVHGRTDFVLSSDQRRVIREFVERDGMILGSAVCGGEAFSLAFRREMAAIFPDSPLTVIPDGHPILAASGGYDISSVTIRTPAVGGRSTKNRGIGKRAGRPVIEVATVNGVAGIFFSPLDLSCALESPNSVQCPGYSTEDAAKIVANIVLFGMQQ from the coding sequence ATGTCATCGCCGATTGTGTCAGTGCGAAGTTGTTTCTCGGTGCGAAGAGATTGGCGCAGCAAGGCGGCAATGCGAGTGATCCTGTTGCTGGCGATCCTGGCAGTCCTTTGTTGCCCGCGTTCGGCGCGAGCCGACGTCGATGCTGCGGCCGTTCAACGAGCGATTGATCGCGGCGTGGCCTATTTGCTGAAGAACCAGACCGAATCAGGCGGTTGGGACGAGTTCAGTGGCTATTCGTGTGGCCAATCGGCGCTTTGCACCCTGGCGCTGATGAACTGCGGCGTCGATCACAATTCGCCAGCGATCGCGAAGGCCATGAAGTACCTGCGTTCCCATGCGCCGAACGAAACGTACTCGGTAGCACTGCAAACGCTCGTCTATTGCCACCTTGGCGCCGCGGGCGATCTGCCGCGGATTCGTCGCAACGTCCAGTGGCTGGTCGATCGTCAGTTTCTCGAAGGGTCGGGGGATGCGGCCGGAGCATGGAACTATGGAGACCGTGGTGGCGCAGGCGATCCGTCCAATTCGCAGTTCGCCATCCTAGCGCTTGGGGCGGCCGAAGAACGCGGCATCTTCATCGAACCGGTGACGTTTGAGTCGGCGATGGACTACTGGGTACGCCGACAACGACAAGGCGGCGCGTGGTCTTACAATTCGCGAGACATTTCCGGCAGTATGACGTGTGCCGGAATTGCTTCGATCATCATCGCGCGAGGCCGATTGGGCGGCACGACATCAGCCATTTCTGGCGACACGATCCAGTGCTGTGGGGGCGACGACGAAGCCACCGATCCGGTCGAAGATGGCATCGAGTGGTTGGGCCGCAACTTCACGACTCAGGTCAACCCCGGCGGCAACCAGATGTCGTTTTATTACTACATGTACGCACTCGAACGGGTCGGCCGATTGTCGGGCCGGCGATTCATTGGTGATCACGACTGGTACCGCGAGGGCGCTCAACAGTTGATCAAGCTGCAAGACGATTTCCTCGGTTACTGGAAGAACGTTGGCCCGCTGGAACCCGAGGAAGTCGCAACGTCGTTTGCACTTCTGTTCCTGAGTAAAGGCAAACGGCAAGTCGTTGCGGGGCGTCTTCGTTACACGGGCGCCAGCGACAAAGACGCGAAGTCGTGGAAGCAACATCCCGACGGCATGCGACAACTGGTTCGCCACATCGAACGCGACTGGGGCCGCGACTTGACTTGGCAGACCGTGGACGCCGAGAACGCGGTACTTAGCGACCTGCTGCAAACACCCGTCTTGGTCATCAGCGGCAATCGTCCGCTGGATTGGTCGCGAGAAACCGCTGACACGCTGCGTGAATACATCGACCAAGGCGGCACAATCCTGTTCGAAGCCGATGGCGGCAACGGGTGCGGCGATGCCAGCGGATTTCAAAACAGTGTCGCTCGTCAATGCGGCGAGTGGTTTGACGGCGCGACGCTGGATCGATTGCCACCCGAGCATCCAGTGTGGTTCGCTCAGCGCAAGGTCGACGCGACCGCGATGGGCAAGAATTATTGGATGTACGGAGTCCAGGCGTGCTGCCGGACCAGCGTTTTCTATTCACCGTCCAGTTTGTCGTGCCGATGGGAACTGGGCGACCATCTGTTCCGGCGCACGAAAATCTCAGAATCGGCGAAACGGGAAATCGAAACGGGAATCGGCATTGGCGAAAACGTGATCGCCTACGCAACGGGCCGCGAACTGAAGGACAAACTGGAAAGCCGGTTTGTGATCGATGACAGTTCCGGCATCGACGCCAAACGTGGATCGATCCAAATTGCCGCATTGGCCCTCGACGCGGGTGGCCAAGAAGCGCGCCGCGCCGTTCCGAATGCCGGGTCGCTGATCGAGTCACGAATACCGCTAAAGATCTTCGCCAGCGACGCCCCCGTTGGTTTTGATGCAGCCGCGCTGGCCGATGTCCAGTTTCTGTGGGTTCACGGCCGCACCGATTTCGTCCTCAGTTCAGACCAAAGACGGGTGATCCGCGAATTTGTCGAGCGGGACGGGATGATTTTGGGGTCCGCAGTCTGTGGAGGCGAAGCGTTTTCGTTGGCATTCCGGCGTGAAATGGCGGCGATCTTCCCCGATTCGCCGCTGACCGTGATCCCAGACGGGCACCCCATTCTGGCTGCCAGCGGAGGATACGACATTTCCAGCGTCACGATTCGGACTCCGGCCGTCGGCGGGCGATCGACGAAGAACCGCGGCATCGGAAAAAGGGCAGGGCGACCGGTGATCGAAGTCGCGACCGTCAATGGAGTGGCCGGGATCTTCTTTTCGCCGCTCGACCTGAGCTGTGCACTGGAGAGCCCCAATTCGGTTCAGTGCCCTGGCTACAGCACCGAAGACGCCGCAAAAATCGTCGCAAACATCGTGTTATTCGGGATGCAGCAGTAG